The Nitriliruptor alkaliphilus DSM 45188 genome includes a region encoding these proteins:
- a CDS encoding ABC transporter ATP-binding protein, translating to MIDLDRVSVTYDGAAAPSLSDVTLHVPEGELCLVVGPTGTGKTTLLKAVNGLVPHATGGTLHGRVTVAGRDTRTHPPRDLADVVGVVGQDPLAGMVTDIVEEELAYGMESLALPPDVMRRRVEETLDLLGLVHLRHRPIRTLSGGERQRVAIGAVLTVGPQVLVLDEPTSALDPPAAEEVLAALQRLVHDLGMTVLLAEHRLERVVQFADRVVLLRGGDRPPVIGDPATVLTSAPVAPPVVELGRIARWDPLPLTVRDARRRAGPLRDALTGRRPPPLGPSPAAGSPPAASVEDLVVRFGTTVALRHVDLTVRAGEVLAVMGRNGAGKSSLLGALIGSAAPTSGTVQVGGVAPHELAGKDLVRRVGLVPQQPADLLYAPTVAEECAAADTDAGADPGSCRKLLDRLVPGLDDDHHPRDLSEGQRLALVLSIVLTAAPPVLLLDEPTRGLDLGAKVRLVEILSELAAEGHAVVLATHDVELAAEVATRTVVLADGEVVADGPTAEVVVGSPAFAPQVSKVLAPAPWLTVGQVADALEVLP from the coding sequence GTGATCGACCTCGACCGGGTGAGCGTGACCTACGACGGTGCGGCCGCGCCGTCGCTGTCCGACGTGACCCTCCACGTCCCGGAGGGCGAGCTGTGCCTCGTCGTCGGTCCGACCGGCACCGGCAAGACGACCCTCCTCAAGGCCGTCAACGGCCTCGTCCCCCACGCGACCGGCGGGACCCTGCACGGCCGCGTCACCGTCGCCGGTCGGGACACGCGGACCCACCCACCGCGGGACCTCGCCGACGTGGTCGGGGTCGTCGGACAGGACCCCCTCGCCGGCATGGTCACCGACATCGTCGAGGAGGAGCTCGCCTACGGCATGGAGTCCCTCGCGCTGCCGCCGGACGTGATGCGCCGGCGTGTCGAGGAGACGTTGGACCTGCTCGGGCTCGTGCACCTGCGGCACCGCCCGATCCGCACCCTCTCGGGCGGCGAGCGGCAGCGGGTCGCCATCGGGGCCGTCCTGACGGTGGGACCCCAGGTCCTGGTCCTCGACGAGCCGACGTCAGCCCTCGATCCGCCAGCTGCCGAGGAGGTGCTGGCGGCGCTGCAGCGGCTCGTCCACGACCTCGGGATGACGGTGCTGCTCGCCGAGCACCGGCTCGAACGGGTGGTCCAGTTCGCCGACCGGGTCGTCCTCCTGCGCGGCGGGGACCGTCCCCCCGTCATCGGCGATCCGGCGACGGTGCTGACGTCCGCCCCGGTGGCACCGCCAGTGGTCGAGCTCGGCCGCATCGCGCGGTGGGACCCGTTGCCGCTGACGGTCCGCGACGCCCGGCGGCGGGCTGGGCCGCTGCGCGACGCCCTGACCGGGCGACGACCGCCACCCCTTGGGCCCTCGCCAGCGGCCGGATCGCCTCCTGCGGCGAGCGTCGAGGACCTCGTCGTGCGGTTCGGGACGACCGTGGCGCTCCGCCACGTCGACCTCACCGTGCGCGCCGGTGAGGTGCTCGCGGTGATGGGACGCAACGGCGCGGGCAAGTCGAGCCTCCTCGGTGCGCTGATCGGCAGCGCCGCCCCCACGTCCGGGACGGTGCAGGTCGGTGGCGTCGCACCGCACGAGCTGGCGGGCAAGGACCTGGTCCGGCGGGTGGGCCTCGTGCCCCAGCAACCCGCCGATCTGCTGTACGCACCGACCGTCGCCGAGGAGTGCGCCGCAGCCGACACCGACGCCGGCGCCGACCCCGGGTCGTGCCGCAAGCTCCTGGACCGCCTCGTGCCGGGCCTGGACGACGATCACCACCCCCGCGACCTGTCCGAGGGGCAGCGTCTCGCGCTCGTGCTGTCCATCGTCCTGACCGCGGCACCTCCCGTGCTCCTGCTCGACGAGCCGACCCGCGGCCTCGACCTCGGCGCCAAGGTGCGCCTCGTCGAGATCCTGTCCGAGCTCGCCGCGGAGGGGCACGCCGTCGTGCTGGCCACCCACGACGTCGAACTGGCCGCTGAGGTCGCCACCCGGACGGTCGTGCTCGCCGACGGTGAGGTCGTCGCCGACGGCCCCACCGCGGAGGTCGTCGTCGGCTCGCCCGCCTTCGCGCCCCAGGTCAGCAAGGTGCTGGCGCCGGCCCCGTGGCTGACCGTCGGACAGGTCGCCGACGCGCTCGAGGTGCTGCCGTGA
- a CDS encoding CbiQ family ECF transporter T component, with translation MHRDAAVPRQLHPGAWWLWAIGCVVAASRTTNPLLLLLICVVLGYVVAARRTNAPWARAFGVFLRIAVIVIAFRTVFQVALAPSQPGVVLFTLPVVPLPDWAAGMTLGGPVTAEAVLAAATDGLRLATILLCIGAANALANPKRLLALLPSALYEVGVAVVVAITFTPQLVESVQRIRAARRLRGRPHRGPRSLVQVALPVLEDALERSLALASAMDSRGYGRRAAVPTSTRRWTGTLLLAGLLGACLGVYALLDASSPVAVATSVLAGGLALAVAGLRLAGRRTVRTRYRPDPWRTPEWVTAGAGLVVAAGVLLTGVFDPSGVTPPAAPLAFPPLPLLATGGILLGLVPAFATPPPTFHGTRPSRTELDAAVPTEQVPA, from the coding sequence TTGCACCGGGACGCGGCCGTCCCCCGCCAGCTCCACCCCGGTGCCTGGTGGCTGTGGGCCATCGGGTGCGTCGTCGCCGCGTCACGGACCACCAACCCGTTGCTCCTGCTGCTGATCTGCGTCGTCCTCGGGTACGTGGTGGCGGCTCGCCGCACCAACGCCCCCTGGGCGCGTGCCTTCGGGGTGTTCCTCCGGATCGCGGTGATCGTGATCGCGTTCCGGACGGTGTTCCAGGTGGCGCTGGCGCCCTCCCAGCCGGGTGTCGTGCTGTTCACCCTGCCGGTGGTCCCGTTGCCGGACTGGGCCGCGGGGATGACGCTCGGCGGCCCGGTCACCGCCGAGGCGGTGCTCGCCGCCGCGACCGACGGTCTGCGGCTGGCCACGATCCTGCTGTGCATCGGTGCCGCCAACGCGCTGGCCAACCCCAAGCGCCTGCTCGCGCTGCTGCCGTCCGCGTTGTACGAGGTGGGCGTCGCGGTGGTGGTCGCGATCACGTTCACACCGCAGCTGGTCGAGTCGGTCCAGCGCATCCGGGCCGCCCGCCGCCTGCGAGGACGGCCGCACCGTGGTCCACGGTCGCTGGTCCAGGTCGCGCTACCGGTCCTCGAGGACGCGCTGGAGCGGTCCCTGGCCCTGGCCTCCGCGATGGACAGCCGCGGCTACGGACGACGAGCCGCCGTCCCGACGAGCACGCGACGCTGGACCGGGACGCTGCTGCTCGCGGGCCTCCTGGGCGCCTGCCTCGGCGTCTACGCGCTGCTGGACGCCTCGTCGCCCGTGGCGGTCGCCACGAGCGTGCTCGCCGGGGGGCTCGCGCTGGCGGTCGCCGGCCTGCGACTCGCCGGGCGACGGACCGTCCGGACCCGCTACCGCCCCGATCCCTGGCGGACCCCCGAGTGGGTCACGGCCGGTGCCGGGCTCGTGGTCGCCGCCGGCGTGCTGCTGACCGGGGTGTTCGACCCGTCCGGCGTGACGCCACCTGCGGCCCCGCTCGCGTTCCCGCCGCTGCCGCTGTTGGCCACCGGCGGCATCCTGCTCGGGCTGGTGCCGGCGTTCGCGACGCCCCCACCGACCTTCCACGGCACCCGCCCGAGCCGCACCGAGCTCGACGCTGCCGTCCCGACCGAGCAGGTGCCGGCGTGA
- a CDS encoding hydroxymethylglutaryl-CoA lyase has product MDLPARITVVEVGPRDGLQNEPGTVATEVKVGFIERLAATGLGVVEATSFVSPRWVPQLADAAEVLAALTRRSGVRYPVLVPNERGLDRALEAGVDEVAVFGAASEGFSQANLGRSIDASLEMFAPVVRRATDAGVRVRGYVSTVCGCPFQGEVPVDDVRRVTAALIDLGCMEVSLGDTIGVGTPAQVQDLVTAVAADVPIDRLAVHCHDTYGQGLANTLAAFEAGVTVADASAGGLGGCPYAPGATGNLATEDLVYALDGAGVETGVDLDALIDVSAWMEQQLGRPSPSRVVRATIAKRAQSEGTTSG; this is encoded by the coding sequence GTGGACCTGCCCGCGCGCATCACCGTCGTCGAGGTCGGGCCCCGCGACGGGTTGCAGAACGAGCCCGGCACGGTGGCGACCGAGGTGAAGGTCGGGTTCATCGAACGGCTGGCGGCCACCGGCCTCGGGGTGGTCGAGGCCACCAGCTTCGTGTCCCCGAGGTGGGTCCCGCAGCTGGCCGACGCGGCCGAGGTGCTCGCCGCGCTGACCCGACGGTCGGGCGTCCGCTACCCCGTCCTGGTGCCGAACGAGCGTGGGCTCGATCGGGCGTTGGAGGCCGGCGTCGACGAGGTCGCCGTCTTCGGGGCCGCCTCGGAGGGCTTCAGCCAGGCCAACCTCGGACGGTCCATCGACGCCTCCCTCGAGATGTTCGCCCCCGTGGTCCGGCGTGCCACGGACGCTGGCGTGCGCGTGCGCGGGTACGTCTCGACCGTCTGCGGCTGTCCGTTCCAGGGTGAGGTTCCCGTCGACGACGTGCGACGGGTCACCGCCGCGCTGATCGACCTCGGGTGCATGGAGGTGTCCCTCGGCGACACCATCGGCGTCGGCACACCGGCCCAGGTCCAGGACCTGGTCACGGCGGTCGCCGCCGACGTGCCGATCGACCGGCTCGCGGTGCACTGCCACGACACCTACGGCCAGGGGCTGGCCAACACCTTGGCGGCGTTCGAGGCCGGGGTCACCGTCGCCGACGCCTCCGCGGGGGGGCTCGGCGGCTGCCCGTACGCCCCCGGCGCGACCGGCAACCTCGCCACCGAGGACCTGGTGTACGCCCTCGACGGCGCCGGGGTCGAGACCGGCGTGGACCTCGACGCGCTGATCGACGTGAGCGCCTGGATGGAGCAGCAGCTCGGGCGCCCGTCCCCCTCCCGGGTGGTGCGCGCCACCATCGCCAAGCGGGCCCAGTCCGAGGGCACCACGTCCGGTTGA
- a CDS encoding acetyl/propionyl/methylcrotonyl-CoA carboxylase subunit alpha — translation MTAGAQEPPARPIRRVLVANRGEIARRIVRTCRELGIATVAVYSDADVDAPHVHEADDAVRLGPAPATESYLDVERVVAAAVEAGADAVHPGYGFLSEHAGFAEAVQAAGLTFIGPSPETIRLMGDKAAAKRHLTEAGVPVVPGVDTTELDDDGVVAAADDVGFPLLVKAVAGGGGKGMRAVHDPADLREALAAARREARAAFGDDRVLLERLVERPRHVEVQVMGDAHGEVIHLLERECSVQRRHQKVVEEAPSPAVDEALRTRLGDAAVAAARSVGYLGAGTVEFLLDGTTLEDAEPTFFFLEMNTRLQVEHPVTELVTGLDLVALQLRVAAGLPLGIGQDEVGASGHAIEVRWYAEDPTSQLPQTGTITRLALPEGPGLRTDVGVAPGATVSRYYDPMLGKLIAHGHDRTAAIDRLVGLVRGSVVHGVVTNLDLLDAVLDHPVHRAGDLTTGFLDEHLAAWAPAPATTTALAFAVAAVLRAEAGVSDPSWPADLGPVRFGGLAGPTITLHDQDRVHRVQVAAASDGSATPELRLRHEDGATTRVRVETVGADGRWRATVDGSPAHATVTTTLEGDVRTVWVHHAGRSVALRHEPMTRHLAERAMTGAAAFTSPMPGSLIAAPVEVGTHVTAGTTLLVVEAMKMEHAITAPVDGTLTELHVAVGAAVDAGTPLLTFEPDEEL, via the coding sequence TTGACCGCAGGTGCACAGGAACCGCCCGCGCGCCCGATCCGCCGCGTCCTGGTCGCCAACCGCGGCGAGATCGCCCGCCGCATCGTGCGGACCTGTCGTGAGCTCGGCATCGCGACCGTGGCGGTGTACAGCGACGCCGACGTCGACGCGCCGCACGTCCACGAGGCCGACGACGCCGTCCGGCTCGGACCAGCACCCGCGACCGAGAGCTACCTCGACGTCGAACGGGTGGTCGCCGCGGCCGTCGAGGCGGGCGCCGATGCGGTCCACCCCGGGTACGGGTTCCTGTCCGAGCACGCCGGGTTCGCCGAGGCGGTCCAGGCCGCCGGGCTGACGTTCATCGGTCCGTCGCCCGAGACCATCCGGCTGATGGGCGACAAGGCGGCGGCCAAGCGCCACCTGACGGAAGCCGGTGTGCCGGTCGTGCCGGGCGTCGACACCACCGAACTCGACGACGACGGCGTGGTCGCTGCCGCGGACGACGTCGGGTTCCCGCTGCTGGTCAAGGCGGTGGCCGGCGGCGGCGGCAAGGGGATGCGAGCGGTCCACGACCCGGCCGACCTGCGCGAGGCGCTCGCCGCGGCCAGGCGCGAGGCCCGCGCGGCGTTCGGTGACGACCGGGTCCTGCTCGAACGTCTCGTGGAACGGCCCCGGCACGTCGAGGTGCAGGTGATGGGTGACGCCCACGGCGAGGTGATCCACCTGCTCGAGCGCGAGTGCTCCGTCCAGCGCCGCCACCAGAAGGTCGTCGAGGAGGCGCCTTCCCCCGCCGTCGACGAGGCGCTCCGGACGCGCCTCGGGGACGCCGCCGTCGCCGCCGCCCGCTCGGTCGGCTACCTCGGCGCCGGGACGGTCGAGTTCCTGCTGGACGGCACGACCCTCGAAGACGCCGAGCCGACCTTCTTCTTCCTGGAGATGAACACCCGCCTCCAGGTCGAGCATCCCGTCACCGAGCTGGTCACCGGTCTCGACCTCGTGGCCCTCCAGCTCCGCGTCGCGGCCGGACTGCCGCTCGGGATCGGCCAGGACGAGGTCGGTGCCTCCGGGCACGCGATCGAGGTGCGCTGGTACGCCGAGGATCCCACCTCCCAGCTGCCTCAGACCGGCACCATCACCCGGCTGGCGCTGCCGGAGGGGCCGGGGCTGCGCACGGACGTCGGGGTCGCACCCGGCGCGACCGTGAGCCGGTACTACGACCCGATGCTCGGCAAGCTCATCGCCCACGGCCACGACCGGACCGCGGCGATCGACCGGCTGGTCGGGCTGGTCCGCGGCAGCGTGGTCCACGGGGTGGTCACCAACCTCGACCTCCTCGACGCCGTCCTCGACCACCCGGTGCACCGGGCCGGGGACCTGACGACGGGGTTCCTCGACGAGCACCTCGCGGCCTGGGCCCCCGCACCCGCGACGACCACCGCGCTGGCGTTCGCGGTGGCGGCCGTGCTGCGCGCCGAGGCGGGGGTCAGCGACCCGTCCTGGCCGGCCGACCTCGGCCCGGTGCGGTTCGGCGGGCTGGCCGGGCCGACCATCACGTTGCACGACCAGGACCGCGTGCACCGGGTGCAGGTGGCCGCCGCGTCCGACGGCTCCGCCACCCCGGAGCTGCGCCTGCGCCACGAGGACGGCGCCACCACACGCGTCCGCGTCGAGACGGTGGGCGCCGACGGCCGGTGGCGCGCCACGGTGGACGGCTCCCCCGCCCACGCCACGGTGACCACCACCCTGGAGGGCGACGTCCGGACCGTGTGGGTGCACCACGCTGGCCGCTCCGTCGCCCTGCGCCACGAACCCATGACCCGTCACCTCGCCGAACGGGCCATGACCGGTGCGGCCGCGTTCACCTCGCCCATGCCCGGCTCGCTCATCGCCGCCCCGGTCGAGGTGGGCACCCACGTGACGGCAGGCACGACCCTGCTCGTGGTCGAGGCCATGAAGATGGAGCACGCCATCACCGCCCCGGTCGATGGCACCCTGACCGAACTGCACGTGGCGGTGGGCGCCGCCGTGGACGCCGGCACCCCACTGCTGACCTTCGAGCCCGACGAGGAGCTGTGA
- a CDS encoding Gmad2 immunoglobulin-like domain-containing protein gives MLRPRPVRRRLALTAATALLLAGCGGDDPTVEIEPPEEVTPEETAEPEPDETEPPATDDGVDAGADDDGQATDESPSVGPTPDPALVADPCAEDQGREDEGFITVVSPVAEQLVTGDSVDLVGCSNVFEANVQWSLYDGDGRELDSGFTTAECGSGCVGAFAEEISLESAAGEPYAELHVYSEDMSDGESDLADADGRLHTVAIPLVLG, from the coding sequence ATGCTGCGCCCCCGCCCCGTCCGACGTCGCCTCGCCCTGACCGCGGCGACGGCGCTCTTGCTCGCCGGGTGCGGCGGTGACGACCCGACCGTCGAGATCGAGCCGCCCGAAGAGGTCACCCCGGAGGAGACCGCGGAGCCCGAACCCGACGAGACCGAACCGCCGGCGACCGATGACGGGGTCGACGCGGGGGCGGACGACGACGGGCAGGCGACCGACGAGAGCCCGTCGGTGGGCCCGACACCGGACCCGGCCCTGGTGGCCGACCCGTGTGCCGAGGACCAGGGCCGCGAGGACGAGGGCTTCATCACGGTCGTCTCGCCCGTCGCTGAACAGCTGGTCACCGGCGACTCGGTCGACCTGGTCGGCTGCAGCAACGTCTTCGAGGCCAACGTGCAGTGGTCGCTCTACGACGGTGACGGTCGCGAGCTCGACTCGGGGTTCACCACCGCCGAGTGCGGCAGCGGGTGCGTCGGCGCCTTCGCCGAGGAGATCTCGCTCGAGTCGGCCGCGGGGGAACCGTACGCCGAGCTGCACGTCTACAGCGAGGACATGTCGGACGGTGAGAGCGATCTGGCCGACGCGGACGGCCGGCTGCACACGGTGGCGATCCCGCTGGTCCTCGGCTGA
- a CDS encoding enoyl-CoA hydratase-related protein has product MSEVLRAESDERGVLTLTIDRPEVKNAFDDQLQEALTKAFSAVGDDVRIVIVTGAGSVFSAGADLNWMRAAVDATFEENVASSRRFEAMLAAVDRCPAPVIARVNGHCLAGALGLVTCADLAVAVRGALFGFSETRLGLAPAMISHYAVRRTGIGAARRYLLTGERFDADRAQALGLLVDVVDDEAALDAAVADLVDALLAAAPGAVRDTKRLLATIAATPDPAATVDARVELISRRRTSEEGQAGMAAFFDRQPAPWVPADR; this is encoded by the coding sequence GTGTCCGAGGTGCTACGAGCCGAGTCCGACGAGCGGGGTGTGCTGACCCTGACCATCGACCGCCCCGAGGTGAAGAACGCGTTCGACGACCAGCTCCAGGAGGCGCTGACCAAGGCGTTCTCCGCGGTGGGCGACGACGTGCGCATCGTGATCGTCACGGGTGCCGGATCGGTGTTCTCGGCCGGTGCCGATCTCAACTGGATGCGTGCGGCGGTCGACGCCACCTTCGAGGAGAACGTGGCCAGCTCACGCCGGTTCGAGGCGATGCTCGCTGCGGTCGACCGCTGCCCCGCCCCGGTCATCGCACGTGTCAACGGGCACTGTCTCGCCGGCGCGCTCGGCCTCGTGACCTGCGCCGACCTCGCGGTCGCCGTCCGCGGTGCGCTGTTCGGGTTCAGCGAGACCCGCCTCGGCCTGGCCCCGGCGATGATCTCGCACTACGCCGTGCGGCGGACCGGTATCGGTGCCGCCCGCCGGTACCTGCTGACCGGGGAGCGGTTCGATGCCGACCGCGCCCAGGCGCTCGGGTTGCTCGTGGACGTGGTGGACGACGAGGCCGCGCTCGATGCGGCCGTCGCCGACCTCGTCGACGCCCTGCTGGCAGCCGCACCCGGCGCGGTCCGCGACACCAAGCGGCTGCTGGCCACCATCGCTGCCACCCCCGATCCGGCCGCGACCGTCGACGCCCGGGTCGAGCTCATCTCGCGCCGGCGCACGAGCGAGGAGGGCCAGGCGGGGATGGCGGCGTTCTTCGACCGCCAGCCGGCCCCGTGGGTCCCCGCGGACCGCTGA
- a CDS encoding carboxyl transferase domain-containing protein, with amino-acid sequence MDRLQSTVDPTSPAFAANEAHHRALAAELHERAATAALGGSPRSRERHVSRGKLLPRDRVEGLLDPGTPFLELSPLAMGGMEDDEAPGAGIITGVGRVSGRTCVIVANDATVKGGTYYPLTVKKHLRAQEVARDNRLPCIYLVDSGGAFLPKQDEVFPDRDHFGRIFYNQATLSGMGLPQIAVVMGSCTAGGAYVPAMSDETIIVREQGTIFLGGPPLVKAATGEVVSAEDLGGGDLHARTSGVVDHLAIDDRHALQLARDAIATCPAPTLPAPSAEVEPPAYDPAELYGLQPTDLRQPVAAREIIARIVDGSRFHEFKPLYGETLVTGFARIHGHEVGIVANDGILFSASALKGAHFVELCNQRQVPLIFLQNITGFMVGREYEAGGIAKDGAKMVTAVACSTVPKLTVVTGGSFGAGNYAMCGRAYSPRFLWTWPNARISVMGGEQAANVLATVRRDGIEARGEHWSTEDEEAFKAPIRDQYEHQGNPYYATARLWDDGVIDPVETRDVLAMGLAAARHAPVEPPRYGVFRM; translated from the coding sequence ATGGACCGTCTGCAGAGCACCGTCGACCCCACCTCGCCCGCGTTCGCCGCGAACGAGGCCCATCACCGGGCACTGGCAGCCGAGCTGCACGAACGTGCCGCCACGGCCGCGCTCGGCGGTTCGCCGCGCTCGCGGGAACGCCACGTGTCCCGCGGCAAGCTGCTGCCGCGCGACCGGGTGGAGGGCCTGCTCGACCCGGGCACCCCGTTCCTGGAGCTGTCCCCCCTGGCGATGGGCGGGATGGAGGACGACGAAGCACCGGGCGCCGGGATCATCACCGGTGTCGGCCGGGTCAGTGGCCGTACGTGCGTGATCGTCGCGAACGACGCGACCGTCAAGGGCGGGACCTACTACCCACTCACGGTCAAGAAGCACCTGCGGGCCCAGGAGGTCGCCCGCGACAACCGCCTGCCGTGCATCTACCTGGTGGACTCCGGCGGCGCCTTCCTGCCCAAGCAGGACGAGGTGTTCCCCGACCGCGACCACTTCGGCCGCATCTTCTACAACCAAGCGACCCTGTCGGGCATGGGCCTGCCGCAGATCGCGGTCGTGATGGGCAGCTGCACCGCCGGCGGCGCGTACGTGCCGGCCATGAGCGACGAGACCATCATCGTGCGCGAGCAGGGCACGATCTTCCTCGGTGGTCCGCCGCTGGTGAAGGCCGCCACCGGCGAGGTCGTGTCCGCCGAGGACCTCGGGGGCGGCGACCTGCACGCCCGGACCTCGGGGGTCGTGGACCATCTCGCCATCGACGACCGCCACGCCCTGCAGCTGGCCCGCGACGCGATCGCCACCTGCCCGGCGCCGACGTTGCCCGCGCCGTCCGCCGAGGTCGAACCGCCGGCCTACGACCCGGCCGAGCTGTACGGCCTGCAGCCGACCGATCTGCGTCAGCCCGTCGCCGCGCGCGAGATCATCGCCCGGATCGTCGACGGGTCACGGTTCCACGAGTTCAAGCCCCTGTACGGCGAGACCCTGGTCACCGGCTTCGCCAGGATCCACGGCCACGAGGTCGGCATCGTGGCCAACGACGGCATCCTGTTCTCCGCGTCGGCGCTCAAGGGCGCCCACTTCGTCGAGCTCTGCAACCAGCGCCAGGTCCCGCTGATCTTCCTGCAGAACATCACCGGGTTCATGGTGGGCCGCGAGTACGAGGCCGGCGGGATCGCCAAGGACGGCGCCAAGATGGTGACCGCCGTCGCGTGCTCGACCGTTCCGAAGCTGACGGTGGTCACCGGCGGCTCGTTCGGCGCCGGCAACTACGCGATGTGCGGCCGGGCGTACTCCCCGCGGTTCCTGTGGACCTGGCCGAACGCCCGCATCAGCGTCATGGGGGGCGAGCAGGCCGCCAACGTCCTGGCCACCGTTCGCCGGGATGGCATCGAGGCCCGCGGTGAGCACTGGTCCACCGAGGACGAGGAGGCGTTCAAGGCGCCGATCCGCGACCAGTACGAACACCAGGGCAACCCCTACTACGCCACCGCCCGCCTGTGGGACGACGGGGTCATCGACCCGGTCGAGACCCGCGACGTGCTCGCCATGGGCCTCGCGGCAGCGCGCCACGCCCCGGTCGAACCGCCGCGCTACGGCGTGTTCCGCATGTGA
- a CDS encoding right-handed parallel beta-helix repeat-containing protein, with product MVHVVEQGRTVGRRGGLALVLALLVLGLVGGPAVAHEERASQFPPGGGSTPELRTIDEAADVIVVCKDGVSADRIRAISDPQLRAFNRRLLRDCAHQHIQLAVDAVEVQGTNIYVLPGVYREQPSWDENQPCTDDYDDGVVEYDLIVSCGAVVNLVTIAGDDPDDDDIVCDNQLCHLQIAGTGERAEDTALRGGFKEDGSWIKHNGLKADRADGFVLSNMAFQVFRENAIYVHETDGYLLDNVVASHNDLYGILTFTSDHGLIRDCDTAFNGDSGIYPGSAADVNADNDVTGPLERWAVEITGCRSHHNALGFSGSAGNSVWFHDNDVFLNAAGYVTDSFVPDHPGMPQDHAFLENNRLFMNNVNYFERYVQAGRCGGKPADRGYETGTVCPAFPVPVGTGMMVAGGNHNLVRDNDIFDNWRQGAMLFWVPSAIRDEFDDQFDTSNHNHYVGNRMGANPDGLVQPNGVDFWWDEQGVGNCWQDNTSATGEVTTNATLPLEDVTGGAVPFTGFPDCDSGGSLFPVGSVVKSAGLVPCATYDREDEPDPPLCDWFDSPAAPADREAPEGEDLDALFWPTVSIDLSEGLEEGAPAPGAGRGNGDGQGDGQGNGQGAGTGQGTGGPRAADATTVAAGVLPVTGASLAGLAAVLLGGGALVRRRRHDDLG from the coding sequence GTGGTGCACGTGGTGGAGCAGGGACGCACGGTGGGACGGCGAGGTGGGCTGGCACTCGTGCTCGCGTTGCTGGTGCTCGGACTGGTGGGCGGACCGGCGGTCGCCCACGAGGAACGTGCGAGCCAGTTCCCGCCCGGAGGCGGCTCCACCCCCGAGCTGCGGACCATCGACGAGGCCGCGGACGTGATCGTGGTCTGCAAGGACGGGGTCTCGGCCGACCGGATCCGCGCGATCTCGGACCCGCAGCTCCGCGCGTTCAACCGCCGGCTGCTGCGCGACTGTGCCCACCAGCACATCCAGCTCGCGGTCGACGCGGTCGAGGTGCAGGGCACCAACATCTACGTGCTCCCCGGCGTCTACCGCGAGCAGCCGTCCTGGGACGAGAACCAGCCGTGCACCGACGATTACGACGACGGGGTCGTCGAGTACGACCTGATCGTCTCGTGCGGGGCGGTGGTCAACCTGGTCACCATCGCGGGGGACGACCCGGACGACGACGACATCGTCTGCGACAACCAGCTGTGCCACCTGCAGATCGCCGGCACGGGCGAGCGGGCCGAGGACACCGCCCTCCGTGGGGGGTTCAAGGAGGACGGGTCGTGGATCAAGCACAACGGGCTGAAGGCCGACCGCGCCGACGGCTTCGTGCTGTCCAACATGGCCTTCCAGGTGTTCCGTGAGAACGCCATCTACGTCCACGAGACCGACGGCTACCTGCTCGACAACGTCGTGGCGAGCCACAACGACCTCTACGGCATCCTCACGTTCACCTCCGACCACGGCCTGATCCGGGACTGCGACACCGCCTTCAACGGCGACTCCGGGATCTACCCGGGTTCGGCGGCGGACGTGAACGCCGACAACGACGTCACGGGGCCGCTCGAGCGGTGGGCCGTCGAGATCACCGGGTGCCGGTCGCACCACAACGCGCTCGGGTTCTCGGGCTCGGCCGGCAACTCGGTGTGGTTCCACGACAACGACGTGTTCCTCAACGCTGCCGGGTACGTGACCGACTCGTTCGTGCCGGACCACCCGGGGATGCCGCAGGACCACGCCTTCCTGGAGAACAACCGGCTGTTCATGAACAACGTCAACTACTTCGAGCGGTACGTGCAGGCGGGCCGATGTGGCGGCAAGCCCGCCGATCGTGGCTACGAGACCGGGACGGTCTGTCCCGCGTTCCCGGTGCCGGTGGGGACCGGGATGATGGTCGCGGGCGGCAACCACAACCTGGTGCGCGACAACGACATCTTCGACAACTGGCGCCAGGGCGCGATGCTGTTCTGGGTGCCCTCGGCGATCCGGGACGAGTTCGACGACCAGTTCGACACCTCCAACCACAACCACTACGTCGGCAACCGGATGGGTGCCAACCCGGACGGGCTGGTGCAGCCGAACGGGGTCGACTTCTGGTGGGACGAGCAGGGCGTCGGCAACTGCTGGCAGGACAACACCTCCGCGACCGGCGAGGTGACCACCAACGCCACGCTGCCCCTCGAGGACGTCACCGGTGGCGCCGTGCCGTTCACCGGCTTCCCCGACTGCGACTCGGGCGGGTCGCTGTTCCCGGTCGGCTCGGTGGTCAAGTCGGCGGGGCTGGTGCCCTGTGCGACCTACGACCGCGAGGACGAGCCGGACCCGCCCCTGTGCGACTGGTTCGACAGCCCCGCCGCCCCGGCCGACCGCGAGGCGCCCGAGGGTGAGGACCTCGACGCGCTGTTCTGGCCGACGGTCTCGATCGATCTGTCCGAGGGACTCGAGGAGGGTGCGCCCGCACCCGGTGCCGGCCGTGGCAACGGCGATGGCCAGGGCGACGGGCAGGGCAACGGCCAGGGCGCGGGCACCGGCCAGGGCACCGGGGGGCCGCGTGCCGCCGACGCCACGACGGTCGCGGCCGGTGTCCTGCCGGTGACCGGGGCGAGCCTGGCCGGGCTCGCGGCGGTCCTGCTCGGCGGCGGCGCGCTGGTGCGGCGCCGTCGTCACGACGACCTGGGCTGA